In Vicia villosa cultivar HV-30 ecotype Madison, WI unplaced genomic scaffold, Vvil1.0 ctg.002276F_1_1, whole genome shotgun sequence, the sequence GCATTAAAGAATCTAATAATTGTCTTGAAATTGAATTCTATTActttaataaatcaataaaaagaCAAGTGAGTGCAAAGGATACAAAAGTGATTTTTTTTCCCAAGCCCCTCCTATAGGTGAAGTGGGCCTAAGTTTTCTCAGATATGGCACATGCGTTAAGGGCAGAAGATAAAGAAATGAGAAGGATATGACTCACCAAATTGCCAtatttttttgtaaaacaaaaaaaaaatcaattcaaaatagatacataaatttaaaactaattttaaaagtgaaaaatttttaataaaaaaaatatttactttgttaGTTAATATGAATTCTTTTGTGCAATGCAGTGTGTATAGGAGCACACATTTGATGAGCAAATGCAGAAGTTCACTAGAGCTATTCTTTGCAATATGGTTTGTGATGGGAAATGTTTGGTCATTTGACTCACGTTTTGGAACATTACAACAAGCTCCAAAACTCCAAATCCTATGCATAATCCTTCTTGTTTGGAATGCAATTTGTTACTCTTtcccttttcttctctttttattgCTCTGTTGTTGTGTTCCACTCATTACCATCCTCCTTGGTTATGACATGAACATGGGATCCTCTTCTAGAGGTGCTTCGGAGGATCAAATCTCACAACTTCCATCTTGGAGATTTAAAGTTGGGCATACCAAATTAGATCTTGATAATGATTCTCAATGCAGCGAAAGATTGATCCGCGATGAGCCGGTAAGTGACATACATATCATCTTATAGCTTTAGAACGAAGACTGGATATTGATTTAGAACGAAGACTGGATATTGATTTTACTTAAACGTCAAGATTCAAACTCAAATTTTTTCGAATAATGTGTTTATTTTGACTTAATTTTGACATGAGTCAGATGGCATTTAGTCAGATAACTTTAAGATTTACAACCACCGTCCATTATATCTAATGACATATAGAGGTGACATATGAACATGTCTATATCATTTAAGTCTATTTTGACAAAACCTACAAAAAAATTTATAAGTGGCAAAAAGTCGTGTTTGTTCAGTCAAAACTCAAAAAATTGGGTGGAATAGACAAAATAGAGGAACAGACGGTCTGCTAAAATACCAGGCCTGATGACCCGGTTCATTTTATCACCCTTAAACACATAGGACATTTTGTCTACTTAGATTACTATTGGTCAATCACAATCAATGGCAATGGCATATGTGATATTTCGTCTATTAAATAGCTATTAATTTTGTTAAGATAATATAGTTAGTAGTATGGTTAGTAGTTATACAGAAACATCAAATTGCATGTGCGTGGGTTCGAACGCGTAATATTTCACTTATTTTTATACATTGTTAATGATTTTGTATCTTAAACAACCttataagttttttaaaaaaaaaaaaaagttttttcttaattttataaaatacgtATATGTAGTTTAATGTATAGTTTTGTGTCTATGGTTGTGGTGACAGGAATGTTGCATATGTTTGGCCAAATACAAAGACAAAGAAGAAGTTAGGCAACTGCCTTGTTCACATATGTTCCATCTAAAATGTGTTGATCAATGGCTAAGAATTATATCATGCTGCCCTCTTTgtaaaaaagaattacaaaggtaGCAACAATAACACAAGTCAACACACCAACAAACAACGCACTAAATCTTATATGCATAATATATATACAATATACTCCCaaagtttttgttttcccactttGGTTACATGAGTGAGTTTGTGTGCATGTACAGAAGAGATCACCATTCACCAGTAACCAaaattttacattaaaattaTAGTGCTTATAGTTCTCAAGGGTGAATCCTAATTACTTTTTCAAAATAGCTTGTTGCCTGTTTAAAGAATTTCTTTTCCACTAAAATGGATGTACAATTTTTTTCTGTGAGATTTAAATATTGTAAGG encodes:
- the LOC131638341 gene encoding E3 ubiquitin-protein ligase At4g11680-like, producing MNSFVQCSVYRSTHLMSKCRSSLELFFAIWFVMGNVWSFDSRFGTLQQAPKLQILCIILLVWNAICYSFPFLLFLLLCCCVPLITILLGYDMNMGSSSRGASEDQISQLPSWRFKVGHTKLDLDNDSQCSERLIRDEPECCICLAKYKDKEEVRQLPCSHMFHLKCVDQWLRIISCCPLCKKELQR